One part of the Nitrosophilus kaiyonis genome encodes these proteins:
- a CDS encoding TraR/DksA family transcriptional regulator, which translates to MTQEQLNEFKEILEKRKKEVENELKNIRAEVESMIGDDAIDDMEDMAVLENTDKDNQAIIKRLEDELKDINEALLKIKQGTYGKCKDGSEISIDILYANPLHKC; encoded by the coding sequence ATGACTCAAGAACAACTTAATGAATTTAAAGAGATTTTAGAAAAAAGAAAAAAAGAAGTAGAAAATGAGCTTAAAAATATAAGAGCAGAAGTCGAAAGTATGATAGGAGATGATGCTATTGATGATATGGAGGATATGGCTGTATTAGAAAACACAGATAAAGATAACCAAGCTATTATTAAAAGACTAGAAGATGAGTTAAAAGATATAAATGAAGCTCTATTAAAAATAAAACAAGGAACATATGGTAAATGCAAAGATGGAAGCGAAATTTCTATCGATATTTTATATGCAAATCCTCTTCATAAATGTTAA
- a CDS encoding Fur family transcriptional regulator: MTKSFDEYKDRLKEIVKSKGLKYSTQREEILKVLYNSNKHLSPEEIYNEVKKINPSIGLATVYRALSFLENEGLVNSISFGAEGKKYELNRGSHHDHMICLNCGKIIEFYDEELERLQEKIAKKHRFKLITHELNMYGLCEDCTKEES, translated from the coding sequence ATGACAAAGAGCTTTGATGAATATAAGGATAGATTAAAAGAGATTGTAAAATCAAAAGGTTTAAAATATTCAACTCAAAGAGAAGAGATTTTAAAAGTTTTATATAATTCAAATAAACATCTATCACCAGAAGAGATATATAATGAAGTTAAAAAAATAAATCCTTCAATAGGACTTGCAACAGTATATAGAGCTTTGTCATTTTTAGAAAATGAAGGATTAGTTAATTCAATCTCTTTTGGTGCCGAAGGAAAAAAATATGAATTAAATAGAGGTTCTCATCATGATCATATGATATGTCTAAATTGCGGAAAAATTATCGAATTTTATGATGAAGAGTTAGAGAGATTACAAGAAAAAATTGCAAAAAAACATAGATTTAAATTAATTACACATGAACTTAATATGTATGGTTTATGTGAAGATTGTACAAAAGAGGAGTCTTAA